A single window of Bacillota bacterium DNA harbors:
- a CDS encoding MFS transporter, whose amino-acid sequence MLSKKVLLLVSLVAFSHFACDFCQGSLGLVIPLLKEEMDLDYFTASLVVFLYDLGLAVFPVVLGAISDRLSNNLLLPIGCFLSGIGLILTSISSSLGGVFLGVILAGIGLSAAHSEGAKQTYLIGNARPGLSMSLFALGGNAGFSIAPIAAGLVAVNLGRPGFISMTIPAFLGGILLFSLAQMFRKHADNSATDN is encoded by the coding sequence CTTTTAGTTAGTTTAGTTGCCTTCAGTCATTTTGCCTGTGATTTTTGCCAGGGATCGTTGGGGCTCGTCATTCCTCTCTTGAAGGAGGAGATGGATCTCGATTATTTTACCGCAAGCCTTGTTGTTTTTCTTTACGACCTGGGGTTGGCAGTTTTTCCGGTTGTGCTTGGTGCAATCAGTGATCGTCTTTCAAATAACTTGTTGTTGCCGATTGGTTGTTTTCTTTCAGGAATTGGCCTCATCCTTACGAGCATCTCCAGCAGTCTTGGCGGAGTCTTTTTGGGAGTAATTTTAGCTGGCATTGGTTTATCGGCCGCTCATTCGGAAGGCGCCAAGCAAACTTACCTCATTGGAAACGCCCGGCCGGGTTTAAGCATGTCCCTCTTTGCTTTGGGGGGTAATGCGGGGTTTAGCATCGCTCCAATTGCAGCAGGTCTTGTTGCGGTAAACCTCGGAAGGCCGGGATTTATCTCTATGACAATTCCGGCATTTCTTGGGGGGATTTTATTGTTTTCCCTTGCGCAAATGTTTAGAAAACACGCGGATAACAGTGCGACGGACAACA